One stretch of Lachnospiraceae bacterium oral taxon 096 DNA includes these proteins:
- a CDS encoding sulfurtransferase, with translation MKKRVVFVSMAAAALLTACGGTQKSETTTAQTTVQTTAEQSTEAQTTAVSAENTSSTQTVDKQKVYVSAEWVKSVIDGKQPESSDYKIIEVAWGKESDDKAYTKGHIPGAYHLNTDDLESDKDWNLRTPEEIGKLLASYGITKDTTVILYGADGVDSADDRAAFAFLWAGVENVKCLDGGFKAWEKAGYNVETTSNKPVATTKDFGVKIPAHPEYVMDIETVKKKLADDPNFKLVSIRSKDEFDGKTSGYSYIDRAGEPDGAIWGHDTDDGSYTNADGTTVKIDTLEKYLGESGASMKNDLSFYCGTGWRAAVPFLIAYENGYKNISVYDGGWYQWQMDPNDKVQLGDPKSGNMKEVTVKDLTTDKAKKK, from the coding sequence ATGAAAAAGAGAGTAGTATTTGTAAGTATGGCAGCGGCAGCATTGCTCACGGCCTGTGGGGGAACACAAAAATCAGAGACTACAACAGCACAGACAACAGTACAAACAACGGCAGAACAGAGCACAGAGGCACAGACAACAGCAGTAAGTGCAGAAAATACGAGCAGTACCCAGACAGTGGATAAGCAAAAAGTATATGTGAGTGCAGAATGGGTTAAATCTGTGATTGATGGTAAGCAACCAGAATCTAGCGATTATAAGATTATTGAAGTTGCTTGGGGCAAGGAAAGTGATGACAAGGCCTATACAAAGGGACATATTCCAGGGGCGTACCATCTCAACACAGATGATCTTGAGTCAGATAAGGATTGGAATCTTCGTACACCAGAAGAAATTGGAAAGCTTTTGGCTAGTTATGGCATTACAAAGGATACGACAGTGATTCTCTATGGTGCAGATGGTGTGGATTCTGCAGACGACCGAGCAGCATTTGCTTTTCTTTGGGCCGGTGTAGAGAATGTCAAGTGCTTAGATGGAGGATTTAAGGCTTGGGAAAAGGCTGGATACAATGTGGAAACAACTTCAAATAAGCCTGTGGCAACAACAAAGGATTTTGGTGTAAAGATTCCAGCACATCCAGAGTATGTTATGGATATTGAGACAGTAAAGAAGAAGTTGGCAGATGATCCAAACTTTAAGTTGGTATCTATTCGAAGCAAGGATGAGTTCGATGGAAAGACGAGTGGATATTCCTATATCGACCGTGCTGGAGAGCCAGATGGTGCAATTTGGGGACATGACACAGATGATGGCTCTTATACCAATGCAGATGGAACGACAGTAAAAATCGACACATTGGAAAAATATCTTGGTGAATCAGGTGCATCTATGAAAAATGACCTTTCATTCTATTGTGGAACAGGTTGGAGAGCGGCAGTTCCATTCCTCATTGCTTATGAAAATGGCTACAAGAATATTTCAGTGTATGACGGCGGATGGTATCAGTGGCAGATGGATCCAAATGATAAGGTTCAGCTTGGGGATCCAAAGTCTGGAAATATGAAAGAAGTGACTGTAAAAGACCTTACCACAGATAAGGCAAAGAAAAAGTAG
- a CDS encoding nucleoside hydrolase, producing the protein MKKVVYDCDNTFGIQNCDVDDGLALLYLLGCGEVELLGITSTYGNSKTDIVYHNTIRMAKELELGHIPIKKGGEKAGEVEHEAGHFLAEMARKYTKELSILATGSLTNLWAAWKIDPEFFDHVKEVVLMGGITEPLVFQKKVMDELNFSCDPEASYTVLTKAKNVATVTGNECLKILFRAEEYREKILKLNTRKAEFIYNSIIGWFDYNMDYYGIDGAYNWDVYSAVYLVHPELFEDQYCEMDLSKEDLKRGYLRISRNGTNVVNLPKFVKSDEIRREIYRAWNKMIV; encoded by the coding sequence ATGAAGAAAGTTGTATATGATTGTGACAATACTTTTGGGATTCAAAATTGTGATGTGGATGATGGATTAGCATTATTGTATTTACTTGGTTGTGGAGAGGTTGAGCTTTTGGGCATAACTTCGACTTATGGAAATTCAAAGACAGATATTGTGTATCACAATACAATTCGTATGGCAAAGGAATTGGAACTTGGTCATATTCCAATTAAAAAAGGAGGTGAAAAGGCGGGAGAAGTAGAGCATGAGGCAGGGCATTTTTTGGCAGAAATGGCAAGAAAGTATACAAAAGAATTGTCCATTCTTGCGACGGGATCTTTAACGAATCTTTGGGCGGCTTGGAAGATTGATCCAGAGTTTTTTGACCATGTCAAAGAAGTTGTTTTAATGGGAGGGATTACCGAACCACTAGTTTTTCAGAAAAAAGTGATGGATGAGTTGAATTTTTCCTGCGACCCAGAGGCAAGTTATACTGTTCTTACAAAGGCAAAAAATGTGGCTACGGTGACAGGAAATGAGTGTCTAAAAATTTTATTTAGGGCAGAAGAATATAGGGAAAAAATTTTAAAGTTGAATACAAGAAAGGCAGAGTTTATCTACAATAGTATCATTGGGTGGTTTGACTACAATATGGATTATTATGGAATAGATGGTGCATATAATTGGGATGTCTACTCAGCGGTCTATCTTGTCCATCCTGAATTATTTGAGGACCAATATTGTGAAATGGATTTATCAAAGGAAGATTTAAAGAGAGGATATTTGCGGATTTCTCGGAATGGAACAAATGTAGTCAATCTTCCAAAATTTGTGAAATCTGATGAAATACGAAGGGAAATTTATCGTGCTTGGAATAAAATGATTGTATAA
- a CDS encoding ABC transporter ATP-binding protein: protein MRLRMEHIFVNIGEKKILKDIHMNIENGEFVSILGASGCGKTTLLKCIAGLIQSDDGKLFLGEKLMNDVEVQNRGTVIVFQDIRLFPHMNVEKNISFPMDLQKLDKKEQKREVKRLLKAVELEGFEKRKVHQMSGGQQQRVAIARALAAKPKVLLLDEPFSGLDEALKLQMCQLMKKIHKEQNLTTILVTHDKREAMLLSDRIAFMDDGQVIQMDSVENIYYQPNHLLCAKYFGKCNVMQGKVQDGLLRIQGLCFSVKKADGKYNVIIRSQDLCLLKESVDEGFQAKVIEKHFLGDRIEILFNWNEKELIGDFVSLEEAENLKVGDIVSLGIRLEKLILLKEEEKNEESCI from the coding sequence ATGAGGCTTAGAATGGAGCATATTTTTGTGAATATTGGAGAGAAGAAAATACTAAAAGATATTCATATGAATATTGAAAATGGAGAGTTTGTCTCTATATTGGGGGCTTCTGGTTGTGGAAAGACAACATTGTTAAAATGCATTGCAGGTTTAATACAAAGTGATGATGGAAAACTTTTTCTAGGTGAAAAATTGATGAATGATGTAGAGGTACAAAATAGAGGAACGGTAATTGTTTTTCAAGATATTCGACTTTTTCCCCATATGAATGTAGAAAAAAATATTTCATTTCCGATGGATTTGCAAAAATTGGACAAAAAAGAACAGAAAAGGGAAGTAAAAAGATTATTGAAAGCTGTGGAGCTGGAGGGATTTGAAAAGAGAAAAGTTCATCAGATGTCTGGTGGTCAGCAACAGAGAGTAGCAATTGCCAGAGCCTTGGCTGCAAAGCCAAAGGTTTTGTTGTTGGATGAACCATTTTCGGGCTTGGATGAGGCATTGAAGTTACAAATGTGTCAGCTTATGAAAAAAATTCATAAGGAACAGAATTTGACAACGATTCTTGTAACTCATGACAAGAGGGAGGCAATGCTTTTATCTGACCGAATTGCCTTTATGGATGATGGACAAGTAATCCAAATGGATAGTGTTGAAAATATTTATTATCAGCCAAATCATTTGCTTTGTGCGAAGTATTTTGGAAAATGCAATGTAATGCAGGGAAAAGTACAGGATGGGCTCTTAAGAATTCAAGGTCTTTGTTTTTCGGTGAAGAAAGCAGATGGGAAATACAATGTAATTATTCGTTCACAAGATCTTTGTCTATTAAAAGAAAGTGTAGATGAAGGTTTTCAGGCTAAGGTAATAGAGAAACATTTTTTGGGTGATCGAATCGAAATTTTGTTTAACTGGAATGAAAAAGAGTTAATTGGTGATTTTGTTAGCCTTGAAGAAGCAGAAAATTTAAAAGTCGGAGATATTGTATCATTGGGTATTCGCCTTGAAAAGCTTATCTTGCTTAAGGAGGAAGAAAAAAATGAAGAAAGTTGTATATGA
- a CDS encoding ABC transporter permease subunit, protein MKRKKKWVQYLVCLCLCAIVLLPLMNIVQWMFMERLPWPQFFPTHYSLRGVGEIFRRRRETVELFVSSIGISTAVAMISCVIGMMTARALLVYQFRGRQFFFFLTILPFMVPATVFGMGIQFYFIQMGLNNTILGVILCHVLLSLPYCIQIIMSGMRALGTRLEEQARVLGAGSYRAFFVVTLPLLIPVLLPAWSMAYIVSFSQYFITLLIGGGRVKTFTIVMMPYLQSGNRNIASVYSVLFLLLNDFVFFIFTKLAQVLNRKNGGAYYEA, encoded by the coding sequence ATGAAAAGAAAAAAGAAATGGGTGCAATATCTAGTTTGCCTTTGTTTGTGTGCCATCGTACTCTTGCCACTAATGAATATTGTACAATGGATGTTTATGGAGCGATTGCCGTGGCCGCAATTTTTTCCAACACACTATTCGCTGAGGGGAGTAGGAGAAATATTTCGAAGAAGAAGGGAGACAGTGGAGTTGTTTGTCTCTTCGATTGGAATATCGACAGCAGTTGCTATGATTTCATGCGTGATTGGAATGATGACAGCACGGGCGTTGCTCGTCTATCAATTTAGGGGACGGCAGTTTTTCTTTTTTTTGACTATTTTGCCGTTTATGGTACCAGCTACAGTATTTGGAATGGGAATACAGTTTTATTTTATTCAAATGGGGCTAAACAACACCATTTTGGGTGTGATATTGTGCCATGTGTTATTGTCTTTACCTTATTGTATACAAATTATAATGAGTGGAATGAGAGCATTGGGAACGAGGTTAGAGGAGCAGGCAAGAGTTTTGGGGGCAGGCTCTTATCGAGCATTTTTTGTAGTTACCCTGCCATTACTTATTCCAGTACTTTTACCAGCATGGAGTATGGCCTATATTGTTTCATTTAGTCAATATTTTATTACACTTTTAATTGGTGGTGGCAGAGTGAAGACTTTTACTATTGTTATGATGCCCTATTTGCAGAGTGGAAATCGAAATATAGCCAGTGTCTACAGTGTACTTTTTTTGCTTCTTAATGATTTTGTTTTCTTTATTTTTACAAAATTGGCACAAGTTCTCAATAGAAAGAATGGAGGGGCATACTATGAGGCTTAG
- a CDS encoding ABC transporter permease subunit has protein sequence MMKKWAPYYLLLPFILLMSLFLMGLCTGIAQSFGVVPVFGLTKPTVRYYIEILTHKDLVASIVYSLKIAMVSSIFAVILGSIICLFLVYRERDNKDEMSITERILKLPVITPHVVTAVFVINLFSNNGQLARLFFHLGMIQNQNQFPMLIHDRQGIGIVLAYVWKEAPFIVFFVLSLMKNINGKLGEVARNLGAIGIQTMWRVTLPLCKESILSAWMIIFVFAFGGYELPFLLGATWPRALPVLAYQEFTTPDLQHRPYAMAINGLILFLSIVCTVGYFYLMKKSMEEDEK, from the coding sequence ATAATGAAAAAATGGGCACCGTATTATTTACTGCTGCCATTTATATTGTTGATGTCTCTATTTTTAATGGGACTGTGTACTGGAATCGCTCAGAGTTTTGGAGTGGTTCCAGTTTTCGGATTGACGAAACCTACAGTACGCTATTATATAGAAATTTTGACTCACAAGGATTTGGTAGCATCCATCGTGTATTCACTAAAAATTGCGATGGTATCTTCGATTTTTGCAGTTATTTTGGGAAGTATCATTTGTCTTTTTTTGGTGTATAGAGAGAGGGACAATAAAGATGAAATGTCGATTACAGAGAGAATTTTAAAACTCCCCGTAATTACGCCCCATGTAGTGACGGCTGTATTTGTAATCAATCTTTTTTCAAACAATGGTCAGCTCGCAAGGTTATTTTTTCACTTGGGGATGATTCAAAACCAGAATCAGTTTCCAATGTTGATTCATGATCGTCAGGGAATAGGGATTGTTTTGGCCTATGTATGGAAAGAGGCACCATTTATTGTATTTTTTGTACTTTCTTTGATGAAAAATATTAATGGAAAATTGGGAGAAGTGGCAAGAAACTTGGGAGCAATCGGGATACAAACAATGTGGAGGGTAACACTGCCATTGTGCAAGGAAAGTATTTTGAGTGCATGGATGATTATCTTTGTCTTTGCCTTTGGTGGTTACGAATTGCCATTTTTATTGGGAGCAACTTGGCCAAGGGCATTGCCTGTTTTGGCTTATCAGGAATTTACAACTCCAGATTTACAACACCGACCGTATGCAATGGCAATCAATGGACTAATTTTATTTTTGTCTATCGTTTGCACAGTTGGATATTTTTATTTGATGAAAAAGTCAATGGAAGAAGATGAAAAATAG
- a CDS encoding ABC transporter substrate-binding protein — translation MKKRIFLAAALSFGLLLSGCSNTSKTTNNPNNPSETTVATSTTVASTTAENPSAANTELDTKSVAGTTVNFYGWGGDDKLNAWLDDYFAPRMKEKYNVTLKRVPMDIDQILSQLSGEIQAGEKEGDIDMIWINGENFKTAKDNQMLYGPFTDKLPNFNRYVDANADNIKYDFAYPVDGYEAPYGKAQFVFEADTATVPASEFPTDLDKLEEFVKAHPGKFTYPALPDFTGSAFVRNVIAITVGNDIFKGLKPTKEDVKKEITPVIDYLKSLNPYLWNQGKTFPASSTELENMFADGEVLINMTYGAYSVAANIESGKFPATVQSFQFDKGTLGNTNYIAIAKNSKNKEGAMVAINEMLDPEVQANRYAKLKTIPVLDNAKLSSEQKAAFDQVDLGKGTIPQQELASKFIPEIPAEFVPIIEEIWNEEVVGK, via the coding sequence ATGAAAAAAAGAATTTTTCTGGCAGCAGCACTTAGCTTTGGCCTATTGCTTTCTGGATGTTCCAATACATCAAAGACCACAAATAACCCCAATAACCCAAGTGAGACTACAGTGGCAACAAGCACAACAGTGGCAAGTACTACAGCAGAGAATCCCAGTGCGGCAAATACCGAATTAGACACAAAGTCGGTGGCGGGGACGACGGTTAATTTCTATGGTTGGGGTGGAGATGACAAGCTCAATGCATGGTTAGATGACTACTTTGCACCAAGAATGAAGGAAAAGTATAATGTGACCTTAAAGAGAGTTCCAATGGATATTGACCAAATTTTGAGTCAATTGTCAGGAGAGATTCAGGCTGGAGAAAAAGAAGGCGACATTGATATGATTTGGATCAATGGAGAGAACTTTAAGACAGCGAAGGACAATCAAATGCTCTATGGGCCATTTACAGATAAGTTACCAAATTTTAATCGCTATGTAGATGCCAATGCTGACAACATTAAGTATGATTTTGCCTACCCAGTAGATGGGTATGAGGCACCTTATGGAAAGGCTCAATTTGTTTTTGAGGCAGATACAGCGACAGTTCCAGCATCGGAGTTTCCGACGGATTTAGATAAGCTTGAGGAGTTTGTGAAAGCACATCCAGGTAAGTTTACCTATCCTGCACTTCCAGATTTTACAGGAAGTGCCTTTGTGCGAAATGTTATTGCCATTACAGTGGGAAATGATATTTTTAAGGGATTAAAACCGACGAAAGAAGATGTAAAAAAAGAAATTACACCAGTAATTGACTACTTAAAGTCATTGAATCCTTATTTGTGGAATCAGGGAAAGACATTCCCAGCATCTTCTACAGAATTAGAGAACATGTTTGCCGATGGTGAGGTTTTAATCAATATGACCTATGGGGCATATTCAGTGGCAGCCAATATTGAGAGTGGAAAGTTCCCAGCAACAGTTCAATCTTTCCAATTTGACAAGGGAACTTTGGGAAATACCAATTATATTGCAATTGCGAAGAACTCAAAAAATAAAGAGGGAGCAATGGTAGCCATCAATGAGATGTTGGATCCTGAGGTGCAGGCAAATCGCTATGCGAAGTTAAAGACGATTCCAGTATTAGATAATGCTAAGTTGTCATCAGAACAAAAGGCGGCGTTTGACCAAGTAGATTTGGGGAAGGGAACAATTCCTCAACAGGAGCTAGCTTCAAAATTTATTCCTGAAATTCCAGCAGAGTTTGTTCCTATTATCGAAGAAATCTGGAATGAGGAAGTTGTGGGAAAATAA
- a CDS encoding apolipoprotein A1/A4/E family protein, translating into MNKKILGILSISLFVGNQAIGSFCGAYANVASICVIIISGFIGFYSWKLFDDEREEVKKEHLGRNQELVECIQMWQNTILQKIEKMIENSQKQMDDMNAFQGTVEAYGKESLDCYRQMQEELKRLNDKLKDIVTTELNQEESNHKFYIDFRDTVTQSLEKTRDILEKSYTDITESINSLEENVSKICEESKNSLSVMVEESKDSLSGMVEESKNSLSVMVEESKDSLSDMVEESKDFFSDMVEESKESVLEMANDFKKSVQKQERDLQGKLSDSMEELQEEIKNFSSQIQGFREAMNRICDQVTSMSAKDREILESLLHDGR; encoded by the coding sequence ATGAACAAAAAGATTTTGGGAATACTAAGCATATCTCTATTCGTGGGAAACCAAGCAATAGGTTCTTTTTGTGGAGCGTATGCGAATGTAGCATCGATTTGTGTAATTATTATCAGTGGATTTATTGGATTTTATTCATGGAAGCTTTTTGATGATGAGAGAGAAGAAGTGAAAAAGGAACATTTGGGCAGAAATCAGGAATTAGTTGAATGTATTCAAATGTGGCAAAATACGATTTTGCAGAAGATAGAGAAGATGATTGAAAACAGTCAGAAACAGATGGATGATATGAATGCTTTTCAAGGAACGGTTGAGGCGTATGGGAAAGAATCGCTGGATTGCTACAGACAAATGCAGGAGGAGTTGAAAAGACTGAATGATAAGCTAAAAGATATTGTAACGACTGAATTGAATCAAGAAGAGAGTAATCATAAGTTTTATATCGACTTCAGAGATACAGTTACACAGAGCCTTGAAAAGACAAGAGATATATTGGAAAAAAGTTATACAGACATAACAGAGTCTATCAATTCTTTAGAAGAGAATGTATCGAAAATTTGTGAAGAATCGAAAAATTCTCTTTCAGTTATGGTTGAAGAATCGAAAGATTCCCTTTCAGGTATGGTTGAAGAATCAAAAAATTCTCTTTCAGTTATGGTTGAAGAATCAAAAGATTCTCTTTCGGATATGGTTGAAGAATCGAAAGATTTCTTTTCGGATATGGTTGAAGAATCAAAGGAATCTGTATTAGAGATGGCTAATGATTTCAAAAAAAGTGTTCAAAAGCAAGAAAGGGATTTGCAGGGAAAACTTAGTGATTCTATGGAGGAATTACAGGAGGAAATTAAAAATTTTTCAAGTCAGATCCAAGGTTTTAGAGAAGCAATGAATAGAATTTGTGACCAGGTAACATCGATGTCAGCAAAGGATAGGGAAATTTTGGAGAGTCTGTTACATGATGGTAGATAG
- a CDS encoding dynamin family protein translates to MDIKQGIEIAKWIGKNGDVLEMERLQKLAKDGEHFITFWGHYSAGKSKLINNILSRDILPVQSRETTAALTYIRYGKFEECVVHFISGEKIDVELSKLKEIYQNTLENIEIEEIDYIEVFLEEEILEQGIVLVDTPGVNTIIQRHQELAIDAISQSGMIVYVLGTSPTKVDRDFISQIDNCKIDILFVRTKCDCLNRDEEDENLSIEKDRESLSKMVTQQVRMIPVSNEKDSHWFLNIVSIQNELKEISVNLKERIQLAMQQRVNAYVQGYKEELKKQRKLIFDELEGKSSTFEDEIRKYDDQLEDLKEREELAEKRIKSEVSRSKRKIERDIDEFLERSTEKLKKKLNGLVWTPNLKDEAEQIYKKQVREAVQEIYLLMNRYFNEILEEENQDMDSLFSELSLELPKAEIAIVEHEGDRMLSLYRERCMQSKAQLEEIEKERGALEIQAREMKMSIEEVEYQGQEAIKKIEESLAEIPTEPALIYSEPQKIQPSEIFKRIGQAADLAFLVLPGDAILKGGATLFNQTSVGKKIITGLKSSSSVVKEGKILANLTDNVRDTGYVLGKLQGMFTSRKKQERLIDREKTMAVDAFVRDKAGKMKEKFEDLKEKAIEENPNLFDMMSIAYWTKKIGEKFDRPPKIEIDYSVEEERRRKREALEHEKKRIIEEGIQKKKKFGSLLTKKEESLEREKQQRIAYEQIGRDMEKFERELQQKVNAREKQAIVEKYVEHYESTMEESSKKMLQERIGKVDGSINFYVARENAQIKRAIDEKKAKLEQLKERRNHGKEELERQLQKCDEYLEVLS, encoded by the coding sequence ATGGATATAAAGCAAGGGATAGAAATTGCCAAATGGATTGGAAAAAACGGTGATGTGCTTGAGATGGAGAGATTGCAGAAGTTAGCAAAAGATGGAGAGCATTTTATCACTTTTTGGGGACATTATTCTGCAGGAAAGTCAAAATTAATCAATAATATTCTCTCAAGAGATATTCTTCCAGTGCAAAGTAGAGAGACCACAGCGGCATTGACTTATATTCGCTATGGAAAATTTGAAGAATGTGTGGTTCATTTTATTAGTGGCGAGAAAATAGATGTAGAATTGTCGAAGTTAAAGGAGATATATCAGAATACACTTGAAAATATCGAGATTGAAGAGATTGATTACATTGAAGTATTTTTAGAAGAAGAGATATTAGAACAAGGAATTGTTTTAGTTGACACACCAGGAGTCAATACAATTATACAGAGGCATCAAGAGTTAGCCATTGATGCGATTAGTCAATCGGGTATGATTGTTTATGTCTTGGGAACATCACCTACAAAGGTGGACAGAGACTTTATAAGTCAAATTGATAATTGCAAGATTGATATTCTCTTTGTTAGAACGAAGTGTGATTGTTTAAATAGAGATGAGGAAGACGAAAATTTATCGATCGAGAAAGATCGAGAAAGTTTAAGTAAAATGGTGACACAACAAGTGAGAATGATACCTGTCTCTAACGAAAAAGATAGTCATTGGTTTTTGAACATTGTGAGTATCCAGAATGAGTTGAAAGAAATTTCTGTGAATTTAAAAGAAAGAATTCAACTGGCAATGCAGCAGAGAGTCAATGCCTATGTTCAAGGCTACAAAGAGGAGCTTAAAAAGCAAAGAAAGCTGATATTTGATGAGTTAGAGGGAAAGAGTAGTACTTTTGAAGATGAAATAAGAAAGTATGATGATCAATTAGAAGATCTTAAGGAGAGAGAGGAACTTGCGGAAAAACGAATAAAATCAGAGGTATCTCGGTCAAAGAGAAAGATAGAAAGAGATATTGATGAATTTCTAGAAAGAAGTACAGAAAAATTAAAGAAGAAGTTGAATGGGCTTGTGTGGACACCAAATTTGAAGGACGAGGCCGAGCAAATTTATAAGAAGCAGGTAAGAGAAGCAGTCCAAGAAATTTATTTATTAATGAACAGGTACTTTAATGAAATTCTAGAAGAGGAAAATCAGGATATGGATTCTCTTTTTAGTGAACTTTCTTTGGAATTACCAAAGGCAGAGATTGCCATTGTGGAGCATGAGGGAGATAGAATGTTGTCTCTATATAGAGAAAGATGTATGCAGAGCAAAGCTCAACTTGAAGAGATTGAGAAAGAGAGAGGTGCTTTAGAAATACAAGCAAGAGAGATGAAGATGTCTATAGAGGAGGTAGAATATCAAGGTCAAGAGGCTATAAAGAAAATAGAAGAGAGCCTTGCAGAGATTCCTACAGAGCCTGCTTTAATTTATAGTGAGCCACAGAAAATTCAACCTTCAGAAATTTTCAAGCGGATTGGTCAGGCAGCAGATTTAGCATTTTTGGTATTACCAGGGGATGCAATATTGAAGGGAGGAGCAACTTTATTTAATCAGACAAGTGTGGGTAAGAAAATTATTACTGGGTTAAAAAGCAGTTCAAGTGTTGTGAAAGAAGGTAAGATATTGGCCAATCTGACAGATAATGTTAGAGATACAGGTTATGTGCTTGGAAAACTGCAGGGAATGTTTACTAGTCGAAAGAAGCAAGAAAGACTAATTGATAGGGAAAAAACAATGGCTGTAGATGCTTTTGTAAGGGATAAAGCTGGAAAAATGAAAGAGAAGTTCGAAGACTTGAAGGAAAAGGCTATTGAAGAAAATCCTAATCTTTTTGATATGATGTCGATTGCTTATTGGACAAAGAAAATTGGTGAGAAGTTTGATAGACCACCAAAGATAGAGATTGATTATTCGGTGGAGGAAGAGAGAAGAAGAAAAAGAGAAGCTCTTGAGCATGAGAAAAAAAGAATTATAGAGGAGGGAATTCAAAAAAAGAAAAAATTTGGTAGCCTTTTGACAAAGAAGGAAGAATCTTTGGAGAGGGAAAAACAACAGCGTATAGCATATGAGCAAATAGGCAGAGATATGGAAAAGTTTGAGAGAGAGTTGCAGCAAAAGGTAAATGCTAGGGAGAAACAGGCAATTGTTGAGAAATATGTTGAGCATTATGAATCAACAATGGAAGAAAGCTCAAAGAAAATGTTACAGGAGAGAATTGGAAAAGTTGATGGAAGTATCAACTTTTATGTGGCACGAGAAAATGCTCAAATTAAACGAGCAATAGATGAGAAAAAAGCAAAATTAGAACAATTGAAAGAGCGAAGAAATCATGGAAAAGAGGAGCTGGAGAGGCAACTGCAAAAGTGTGATGAGTATTTAGAGGTATTGTCGTGA